From candidate division WOR-3 bacterium, one genomic window encodes:
- a CDS encoding PDZ domain-containing protein: MGIKLLAGILALAGATAAQVSFVSAADAVRPSLVSIITDKVGPAAGADTGRPGLAETQALGSGFVIDTLGHILTCHHVVAGYADLTVRFSDGETYSGNAVVVVGVDPLTDLAVIRVKTKRVFAPAPLGNSAELEIGQPVMAMGSPFGLEGTATAGIVSGLSRWGEAKSSGPDFQDFIQTDALVNPGNSGGPLIDIRGRVVGVNSFIRTTRAGPTGIGFATPMNLARSVAEQLIRDGTVTRGFLGISTQAITEGIRQALGLRTRSGVLVAAVEPGRPGDNAGIRPGDAIVTVDGKPIPDARWFQSEVAGRRPGTAVTFNLVRAGQRMTVTATLASWVVPVQRGPKIISTRNWLGIVVSDYRGSESETGGPEYGIAITQVEGGTGAEAGLRTGDVVNEVNLAPVRNVADFERIEKVMANTGRPLLLRVFRGRQSFYTTVRP, from the coding sequence ATGGGTATCAAGCTATTGGCGGGCATATTGGCGCTGGCGGGCGCGACGGCGGCTCAGGTCAGCTTCGTGTCCGCGGCCGACGCCGTGCGCCCGTCTCTTGTCAGCATCATCACCGATAAGGTGGGCCCAGCAGCAGGAGCGGACACGGGCCGCCCCGGGCTCGCCGAGACACAGGCGCTGGGCAGCGGGTTCGTCATCGACACCCTCGGTCACATCCTTACCTGCCACCACGTGGTGGCAGGTTATGCGGACCTGACTGTCCGGTTCTCTGACGGTGAGACCTACAGCGGCAACGCCGTCGTCGTGGTCGGTGTGGATCCACTCACCGACCTCGCGGTCATCCGGGTGAAAACGAAGCGGGTGTTCGCGCCGGCGCCACTTGGCAACTCCGCGGAACTCGAGATCGGCCAGCCGGTCATGGCCATGGGCAGTCCGTTCGGACTTGAAGGCACGGCAACTGCGGGCATCGTGAGCGGGCTGTCGCGCTGGGGCGAGGCCAAGTCGTCCGGACCCGACTTCCAGGATTTCATCCAGACCGACGCGCTGGTCAACCCGGGCAACTCGGGCGGACCACTCATCGACATCCGGGGACGGGTGGTCGGAGTCAACAGCTTCATCCGCACGACCCGCGCAGGTCCGACCGGTATCGGCTTCGCTACGCCCATGAACCTGGCGAGGTCCGTTGCCGAGCAGCTCATCCGCGACGGCACGGTGACCCGCGGCTTTCTCGGCATCTCGACCCAGGCGATAACCGAAGGCATCCGTCAGGCTTTGGGCCTGCGCACGCGTAGCGGTGTGCTGGTTGCGGCGGTCGAGCCGGGCCGGCCCGGCGACAATGCCGGCATCAGGCCGGGCGATGCCATTGTCACAGTTGACGGCAAGCCGATTCCGGACGCACGCTGGTTCCAGAGCGAGGTAGCCGGCCGCAGGCCGGGCACGGCAGTCACGTTCAACCTGGTTCGCGCAGGACAGCGGATGACGGTGACGGCGACTCTCGCATCATGGGTCGTACCGGTGCAGAGAGGTCCGAAGATCATCTCAACCAGGAACTGGTTGGGGATCGTGGTGAGCGACTACCGCGGTTCGGAGTCGGAAACCGGCGGGCCGGAATACGGAATCGCCATCACCCAGGTCGAGGGCGGCACCGGCGCGGAAGCCGGGCTGCGGACGGGCGACGTGGTCAACGAAGTCAACCTCGCGCCGGTACGCAACGTGGCGGACTTTGAGCGCATCGAGAAGGTGATGGCCAACACCGGTCGGCCGTTGCTCCTTCGGGTCTTCCGGGGACGTCAGTCTTTCTATACCACGGTTCGGCCCTAG
- a CDS encoding 2-oxoglutarate oxidoreductase — protein MKTLFKRPESLTLASTHYCPGCTHGVIHRLVAEVIDELGLRERTVGIAPVGCSVLAFNYFNMDFQQAAHGRAPALATGVKRARPDLICFTYQGDGDLASIGMAEIIHAANRGEKFTVVFVNNAIYGMTGGQMAPTTMPGQVSTTSPKGRDVKDVGYPIRMCELLASLRTPGFIERVAVHTPQQVVKARRVLKTAFELQRDNKCFTFVEVLSTCPTNWGMTPFDATKWLQENMVPYYPVQNFKVFEEAPAGEKPAEAVGKAV, from the coding sequence ATGAAGACCCTGTTCAAGCGACCTGAGTCTCTCACCTTGGCGTCGACGCACTACTGCCCGGGCTGCACGCACGGCGTCATCCATCGGCTGGTGGCCGAGGTAATCGACGAACTGGGCCTGCGCGAGCGCACCGTGGGCATCGCGCCGGTCGGGTGTTCCGTGCTCGCGTTCAACTACTTCAACATGGATTTCCAGCAGGCCGCGCACGGGCGCGCCCCGGCCCTTGCCACCGGCGTCAAGCGGGCGAGGCCGGACCTCATCTGTTTCACCTATCAGGGCGACGGCGACCTGGCTTCGATCGGCATGGCCGAGATCATCCACGCCGCCAACCGGGGCGAGAAGTTCACGGTAGTATTCGTCAACAATGCCATCTATGGGATGACCGGCGGCCAGATGGCCCCGACCACGATGCCGGGACAGGTCAGTACTACCAGCCCCAAGGGCCGCGACGTGAAGGACGTTGGCTACCCGATACGGATGTGCGAGCTGCTTGCCAGCCTGCGCACCCCGGGTTTCATCGAACGCGTCGCGGTCCACACGCCGCAGCAGGTGGTGAAAGCCAGGCGCGTGCTCAAGACCGCCTTCGAACTGCAGCGCGACAACAAGTGCTTCACTTTCGTCGAGGTCCTTTCCACCTGTCCGACCAACTGGGGAATGACGCCCTTCGACGCCACGAAGTGGCTGCAGGAGAACATGGTTCCCTACTACCCGGTGCAGAACTTCAAGGTCTTCGAGGAAGCTCCGGCCGGGGAGAAGCCCGCCGAAGCCGTGGGAAAGGCGGTGTGA
- the vorB gene encoding 3-methyl-2-oxobutanoate dehydrogenase subunit VorB, which translates to MAKVLMKGNEAIAESAIRAGGLVYFCYPLTPQSEVAEYLSRRMPEVGGAYLQAESEVAVVNMVYGAAGAGARAWSTSSSPGISLMVEGISYIAAAELPAVFVNIVRAGPGLGGILPSQGDYRQAVKGGGHGDYRCLVLAPSSVQEAVDMMPLAFDRADRYRGPVLVVGDGMIGQMMEPVEFKEPNFPPLPPKDWATTGARGRKPNVVNSLHLAPSVEEELNITLAAKYEKMKREEVRFEEYNTDKPYRVLLVAYGTTARICKTAIAQLAAQGIAAALLRPISLFPFPDAKILELGRKAEFLMSVEMSMGQMVEDVGCAMGHEKPVYFFGRSGGIVPSPEEVVTAVKTRLNGGKS; encoded by the coding sequence ATGGCAAAAGTACTGATGAAGGGCAACGAGGCGATTGCGGAGTCGGCGATTCGGGCCGGCGGACTGGTCTATTTCTGCTACCCGCTCACCCCGCAGTCCGAGGTGGCGGAGTACCTGTCGCGCCGCATGCCCGAGGTCGGAGGGGCCTACCTGCAGGCGGAGAGCGAAGTGGCGGTGGTGAACATGGTCTACGGCGCGGCCGGGGCAGGAGCCCGAGCCTGGTCCACGTCGTCGAGCCCGGGCATCAGCTTGATGGTCGAGGGGATCAGCTACATTGCCGCGGCCGAACTGCCGGCGGTGTTTGTGAACATCGTCCGCGCCGGCCCGGGCCTGGGCGGCATCCTTCCTTCGCAGGGCGACTATCGTCAGGCGGTCAAGGGCGGCGGTCACGGCGACTACCGGTGCCTGGTGCTGGCTCCTTCCTCGGTACAGGAGGCGGTTGACATGATGCCTTTGGCCTTTGACCGGGCAGACCGGTATCGCGGTCCGGTGCTGGTTGTCGGCGACGGCATGATCGGTCAGATGATGGAGCCGGTTGAGTTCAAGGAACCGAACTTCCCGCCCCTGCCGCCCAAGGATTGGGCCACGACCGGAGCCAGGGGACGCAAGCCGAACGTGGTCAATTCACTCCACCTGGCGCCGTCGGTCGAAGAGGAGCTCAACATCACGCTGGCGGCCAAATACGAGAAGATGAAGCGAGAGGAGGTCAGGTTCGAGGAGTACAACACCGACAAGCCCTACCGGGTCCTGCTCGTTGCCTACGGTACGACCGCCCGCATCTGCAAGACGGCGATAGCTCAACTTGCCGCGCAGGGCATCGCCGCGGCGCTGTTGCGGCCGATATCGCTCTTCCCGTTCCCGGATGCCAAGATACTGGAGCTGGGGCGCAAGGCCGAGTTCCTGATGTCGGTCGAGATGTCCATGGGCCAGATGGTCGAGGACGTAGGCTGTGCCATGGGGCACGAGAAGCCGGTCTACTTCTTCGGACGTTCCGGCGGCATCGTGCCGTCTCCGGAAGAGGTCGTCACCGCGGTCAAGACCCGGCTGAATGGAGGCAAGTCATGA
- a CDS encoding CinA family protein: protein MSIPRATRVERLVGRLLKKTGLTLSVAESCTGGLIGDRLTDVPGSSEYFVGGVIAYSNEVKTRVLGVREPTLTKWGAVSEPTVREMAAGVRRKFATQVGVAVSGIAGPGGGTGAKPVGLVYICVTTAERVMVERHLFRGGRRSVKEQSAEAALWLCHRVLGEIS, encoded by the coding sequence ATGTCGATCCCGAGGGCAACAAGGGTCGAGCGGCTTGTTGGCCGGCTGCTCAAGAAGACAGGTTTGACCCTGTCCGTTGCCGAGTCCTGTACGGGCGGTCTGATTGGTGACCGGCTGACAGATGTTCCGGGGAGTTCCGAGTACTTCGTCGGCGGTGTGATTGCCTACTCGAACGAAGTCAAGACGAGAGTCCTCGGCGTGAGAGAGCCGACTCTCACGAAGTGGGGGGCGGTCAGCGAACCGACCGTCAGAGAAATGGCGGCAGGGGTTCGCCGGAAGTTCGCAACCCAGGTCGGCGTTGCGGTCAGCGGAATCGCCGGTCCGGGCGGCGGGACTGGGGCGAAGCCGGTCGGGCTCGTTTACATCTGTGTGACGACCGCAGAACGAGTGATGGTCGAGCGCCACCTGTTCCGAGGAGGTCGCAGGTCAGTGAAGGAGCAGTCGGCTGAAGCCGCGCTGTGGCTCTGCCACCGGGTGCTGGGGGAAATCTCCTGA
- a CDS encoding 2-oxoacid:ferredoxin oxidoreductase subunit gamma produces the protein MQVETVFAGFGGQGVMLAGKLMAEVGMELGKEVVWLPSYGPEMRGGTANCTVIIGDEPIASPIVSNPRDTVVMNRPSLERFCPTQRPGGLCIVNTSLITVRPDRKDVVVVDVPANQIAIDAGSGKAANMVMLGAYVGASGLVPFDAVVEMTKHEFAKKATLIPLNVKCLEEGFRIGKAGARG, from the coding sequence ATGCAGGTCGAGACGGTCTTCGCCGGTTTCGGTGGACAGGGAGTGATGCTTGCCGGCAAGTTGATGGCTGAGGTCGGCATGGAACTGGGAAAGGAAGTCGTCTGGCTGCCGTCGTACGGACCCGAGATGCGAGGCGGCACGGCCAACTGCACGGTCATCATCGGCGACGAGCCGATAGCCTCGCCGATTGTATCGAATCCCCGTGACACCGTGGTGATGAACCGGCCCTCGCTCGAACGGTTCTGTCCGACACAGCGCCCCGGCGGACTCTGTATCGTGAACACGTCGCTCATCACGGTCCGGCCGGACCGGAAAGATGTCGTCGTCGTCGATGTGCCGGCCAACCAGATTGCGATAGACGCAGGTTCAGGCAAGGCCGCGAACATGGTGATGCTCGGCGCCTATGTCGGCGCCAGCGGACTCGTGCCATTCGACGCCGTGGTCGAGATGACCAAACACGAGTTCGCCAAGAAGGCCACGCTGATCCCTCTCAACGTCAAGTGCCTGGAAGAGGGTTTCCGAATCGGAAAGGCCGGCGCCAGAGGGTAG
- a CDS encoding ferredoxin family protein — protein sequence MAKVNKVTIEKNRCKGCGLCVNTCPKKVLALTKEINDKGYFFSYPENQPACIGCRFCAFMCPEVAITVEQEDAA from the coding sequence ATGGCCAAAGTCAACAAGGTGACCATCGAGAAGAACCGCTGCAAAGGCTGCGGGCTATGCGTCAACACCTGCCCGAAGAAGGTGCTGGCGTTGACCAAGGAGATAAACGACAAGGGTTACTTTTTCTCCTATCCGGAAAACCAACCGGCCTGCATCGGCTGCCGCTTCTGCGCGTTCATGTGCCCGGAAGTGGCAATCACAGTAGAGCAGGAAGACGCGGCCTAG
- a CDS encoding phosphatidylglycerophosphatase A, protein MGAEVPEQAPPLGRTRFFLEALVGSGLFTGYFPIAPATATSLFVLLPAFFLARLPVWNAATAVLLFFVGVPIATDLERVWGKDPHRVTIDEVVGTLVTFFLNPVSLWGLGVGFLLWRFFDIVKLPFIDKSQRLPGGWGIMMDDVLAGICANLVLRLVLLLLPVLRYH, encoded by the coding sequence GTGGGAGCAGAAGTTCCCGAGCAAGCGCCGCCGCTAGGGCGGACGCGCTTCTTCCTGGAGGCGCTGGTCGGCAGCGGCCTCTTCACCGGCTACTTCCCGATTGCGCCGGCAACAGCGACGAGCTTGTTCGTGCTGTTGCCGGCCTTCTTTCTGGCAAGATTGCCCGTCTGGAACGCCGCGACCGCTGTCCTACTTTTCTTCGTGGGCGTACCGATTGCCACGGACCTCGAACGAGTCTGGGGCAAGGACCCGCATCGGGTCACGATTGACGAGGTCGTCGGGACCCTCGTGACCTTCTTTCTCAACCCTGTGTCGTTGTGGGGCTTGGGCGTCGGGTTCCTGCTTTGGCGGTTCTTCGATATCGTCAAGCTGCCCTTCATTGACAAGTCCCAGCGTCTGCCGGGCGGCTGGGGCATCATGATGGACGACGTGCTCGCCGGGATCTGCGCTAATCTTGTACTGCGACTCGTCCTCCTTCTCTTGCCGGTCCTGAGGTATCACTGA
- a CDS encoding cation-translocating P-type ATPase, with the protein MTQREAGDEQVEWHQLTADAALSRVASHRDGLSASEVQARLARYGQNALIEHGGKSPLAILRDQFVSVMVFLLVGAGIVSVVLGEHTDAIVILAIVILNAVLGFFQEYRAERAIQALKSLAVPTVRIRRGGHVVELSARELVPGDIVMLEAGSHVPADGRLLDAANLRIQESTLTGESEPVEKTCEPLPEGDRALGDRRNMAYMGTAVVAGRGAMVVTSTGMTTELGRIADMLQGVEREPTPLQRRMAQLSRGLLLAVIVLVVIVFVLGLLQHKADIRVLVLTAISMAVAAVPEALPAVVTIALALGAQRMLRRRALMRKLPAVETLGSVDVICSDKTGTLTENRMTVTVLDVLGHRLEVTPDTTHVDVEKAGAPVTAIELLLVGGALCNDAALEIGEDGRHRAIGDPTEGALVVAASRFGFSKPELEQALSRVAEVPFSSERKRMTTVHELDANKGGRAGQVLAAVVGDSRYAAIMKGAVDVILSDAVGVLAGDSVTPMGPEVRGRVEAANDRLALSGMRVLGLAVRPLAELPATVDEATAERGMVFVGMVAMIDPARAEVKDAVATCRAAGVRPVMITGDHPLTARYIASELDMAGTDTEVLTGVDLSRTSAEELQSTVERTSVYARVAPEHKLAIVEALQKKGHIVAMTGDGVNDAPALRRADIGVAMGITGTDVSKEAADMVLLDDNFATIVAAVEEGRVIYDNIRKFLKYTLTSNAGEIWVMLLAPFLGMPMALLPVQILWVNLVTDGLPGLALTVEPAERNTMRRRPYHPSQNIFGRGLAIDVVWVGLMMGLTSLAVGYVSWLVNHQGHWQTMIFTTLTMGQMGNALATRSECDSLFSRGRKVNYLLYATVVLTLGLQLAVTYVPFLQRVFYTVALTPLELLFSLAVSTAVFWSVELVKLAARVRGSRRSRQS; encoded by the coding sequence ATGACACAGAGAGAAGCTGGCGACGAGCAGGTTGAATGGCATCAGCTTACCGCTGATGCAGCGCTGAGCCGCGTCGCATCGCACCGGGACGGGCTGAGTGCGAGCGAAGTGCAGGCGCGGCTGGCGAGATACGGGCAGAACGCGCTGATCGAGCACGGGGGAAAGAGCCCGCTGGCGATTCTCAGAGACCAGTTCGTTTCGGTGATGGTGTTCCTTCTTGTCGGCGCCGGCATCGTGTCCGTCGTGCTGGGTGAACACACCGATGCCATCGTCATCCTCGCGATAGTGATACTGAACGCCGTCCTTGGTTTCTTCCAGGAGTACCGCGCCGAGCGCGCGATACAGGCGCTCAAGTCGCTTGCCGTGCCGACGGTACGTATCCGACGGGGAGGACATGTCGTTGAGCTGTCGGCACGCGAGCTCGTGCCCGGCGACATTGTTATGCTCGAGGCCGGCAGCCATGTCCCGGCCGACGGCCGACTGCTCGACGCTGCCAACCTGCGCATCCAGGAGTCGACGCTGACCGGTGAATCCGAGCCGGTCGAGAAGACTTGCGAGCCGCTACCCGAGGGAGACCGCGCCCTCGGTGATCGTCGAAACATGGCCTACATGGGGACGGCGGTCGTGGCCGGTCGCGGTGCAATGGTGGTCACCAGCACGGGCATGACCACGGAGCTCGGACGCATCGCCGATATGCTCCAGGGAGTCGAACGCGAGCCGACTCCGCTCCAGCGGCGGATGGCGCAACTCAGCCGTGGGCTGCTGCTGGCCGTGATTGTACTCGTGGTGATCGTATTCGTGCTTGGCCTGCTGCAGCACAAGGCCGACATCCGGGTGCTGGTGCTGACCGCCATCAGCATGGCGGTCGCGGCCGTGCCCGAGGCCTTGCCTGCGGTTGTAACCATCGCCCTGGCCCTGGGCGCGCAGAGGATGCTGAGGCGCCGCGCTCTGATGCGCAAGCTGCCGGCGGTCGAGACCTTGGGGTCGGTGGACGTCATCTGCTCGGACAAGACCGGTACGCTCACCGAGAACCGGATGACGGTGACGGTGCTTGATGTCCTTGGCCACCGGTTGGAGGTCACGCCTGACACCACGCATGTCGACGTAGAGAAGGCCGGCGCGCCGGTGACCGCCATCGAGTTGCTGCTGGTCGGCGGCGCTCTATGCAACGACGCCGCACTCGAAATCGGCGAGGACGGCCGCCACCGGGCGATTGGCGACCCGACCGAGGGAGCACTCGTGGTCGCCGCCAGCCGGTTCGGCTTCAGCAAGCCCGAACTCGAACAGGCGCTGTCCCGCGTGGCCGAAGTGCCGTTCAGCTCCGAGCGCAAACGCATGACGACCGTGCACGAACTGGACGCCAACAAAGGCGGCCGGGCCGGCCAGGTGCTGGCGGCCGTGGTCGGGGATTCTCGTTACGCCGCAATAATGAAGGGCGCGGTCGACGTCATTCTGTCCGATGCCGTCGGCGTGCTTGCCGGCGATTCGGTCACGCCGATGGGGCCAGAGGTACGCGGCCGCGTCGAGGCGGCCAACGACCGCCTTGCCCTGAGCGGCATGCGGGTGCTCGGGCTGGCGGTGCGGCCCCTGGCCGAGCTGCCGGCAACGGTGGACGAGGCGACAGCCGAGCGGGGCATGGTCTTCGTCGGGATGGTGGCGATGATTGACCCGGCCCGGGCGGAAGTGAAGGACGCGGTCGCGACGTGCCGGGCGGCAGGGGTCAGGCCGGTGATGATAACCGGGGACCATCCTTTGACCGCGCGCTACATCGCCTCCGAACTCGACATGGCCGGCACCGACACGGAAGTGCTTACCGGCGTCGACCTCTCGCGGACTTCCGCCGAAGAGCTCCAGAGTACCGTCGAACGAACGTCCGTGTACGCCCGCGTGGCGCCCGAACACAAGCTGGCAATCGTCGAGGCGCTGCAGAAGAAGGGCCACATCGTGGCGATGACCGGTGACGGCGTGAACGACGCGCCGGCACTCAGAAGGGCCGACATCGGCGTCGCCATGGGCATCACCGGCACCGATGTCTCCAAGGAAGCGGCCGACATGGTGCTGCTCGACGACAACTTCGCAACGATAGTCGCGGCGGTCGAAGAGGGCCGGGTCATCTATGACAACATCCGCAAGTTCCTCAAGTACACCCTGACGTCAAACGCAGGGGAGATCTGGGTGATGCTGCTGGCTCCCTTCCTCGGTATGCCTATGGCGCTGCTCCCGGTCCAGATTCTCTGGGTCAACCTGGTGACCGATGGCCTGCCCGGCCTGGCGTTGACTGTGGAGCCGGCTGAGCGGAACACGATGCGACGACGTCCCTACCACCCGTCACAGAACATATTCGGTCGAGGCCTGGCCATCGATGTTGTCTGGGTTGGGTTGATGATGGGACTGACTTCGCTGGCCGTCGGCTACGTGTCGTGGTTAGTGAACCACCAGGGCCACTGGCAGACGATGATATTCACGACGCTGACGATGGGGCAGATGGGCAACGCCCTCGCAACCCGGTCCGAATGTGACTCACTATTCTCTCGCGGCCGGAAGGTGAACTACCTGCTGTACGCTACGGTGGTACTGACCCTCGGGCTGCAACTGGCAGTGACCTACGTCCCGTTCCTCCAGCGGGTATTCTACACGGTCGCGTTGACCCCGCTGGAACTCCTCTTCAGCCTGGCAGTGAGTACGGCGGTTTTCTGGTCAGTCGAACTGGTCAAGCTGGCAGCGCGGGTCCGCGGTAGCCGCCGCAGTCGTCAGTCATGA
- a CDS encoding NfeD family protein: MFQLTPAVWIIAGLILAALEMVVPGFVIIWFGVAGVITGILAIFVYNSYIQFGVFVVLSSLMVVFSQRIARRITHAEPEPVGANRWVGMGGRVIADIRPPELGRVKVRGEEWRATAQCELPTGATVRVVAVDGTHLVVEPEKEGSC, translated from the coding sequence GTGTTTCAACTAACGCCGGCAGTCTGGATAATCGCGGGCCTGATTCTGGCTGCCCTGGAGATGGTCGTGCCGGGGTTTGTCATTATCTGGTTCGGCGTCGCCGGCGTCATCACCGGCATCTTGGCGATATTCGTGTATAACTCTTACATCCAGTTCGGGGTCTTTGTCGTTCTGTCGAGCTTGATGGTCGTCTTCTCGCAGCGGATTGCGCGGAGGATCACTCATGCCGAACCAGAGCCGGTCGGCGCCAACCGGTGGGTGGGCATGGGCGGCCGGGTGATTGCCGACATCCGGCCACCCGAACTGGGTCGCGTGAAGGTGCGCGGCGAAGAGTGGCGGGCAACGGCGCAGTGCGAGCTCCCGACCGGCGCGACGGTCAGGGTAGTCGCGGTCGATGGAACCCACCTGGTGGTCGAACCCGAAAAAGAAGGGAGTTGTTGA
- a CDS encoding SPFH/Band 7/PHB domain protein: protein MSGTLLVVILIFLFLMALMGIKTIRPYERACVERLGKYQRTVQPGLNFIVPFIERLIKVDMREQVVDVPPQEVITKDNATVTVDAIIYYEVTDPVKVLYNVAQFRLATIKLAQTNLRNVIGDMSLDESLTSRERINAKLRDVLDEATDKWGARATRVELQRIEPPSDVTEAMHRQMKAERERRAVVLEAEGIKSAAILKADGEKQSRILQAEGQAVAIEKVAAADKFRLLTVAEGEGQAIERVYGAIHKGNPTKDLITIKYLEALAKMADGKASKLFVPYEASGVMASVGMIADLLKDRKETDEKATTEKA from the coding sequence ATGAGCGGAACACTGCTGGTAGTCATTCTGATCTTCCTCTTTCTGATGGCCCTGATGGGCATCAAGACGATTCGTCCCTACGAGCGGGCCTGTGTCGAGCGGCTCGGCAAGTACCAGAGAACCGTCCAACCCGGCCTGAACTTCATCGTTCCCTTCATCGAGCGGCTGATCAAGGTCGACATGCGTGAGCAGGTTGTAGACGTGCCGCCGCAGGAGGTCATCACCAAGGATAACGCGACGGTGACGGTCGACGCCATCATCTACTACGAGGTGACCGACCCGGTCAAGGTGCTGTACAACGTCGCCCAGTTCCGGCTGGCGACGATCAAGTTGGCCCAGACCAACCTGCGCAACGTCATCGGCGACATGAGCCTCGACGAGTCGCTCACCTCGCGCGAACGTATCAATGCCAAGCTGCGCGACGTGCTCGACGAGGCGACCGACAAGTGGGGAGCGCGGGCGACGCGCGTCGAACTGCAGCGGATCGAGCCGCCGTCGGACGTGACCGAGGCGATGCACCGGCAGATGAAGGCGGAGCGCGAGCGGCGGGCGGTAGTCCTTGAGGCCGAGGGAATCAAGTCGGCGGCGATTCTCAAGGCCGACGGCGAGAAGCAGTCGCGGATACTGCAGGCCGAAGGTCAGGCCGTAGCCATCGAGAAGGTCGCGGCGGCCGACAAGTTCCGGCTGCTGACCGTCGCCGAGGGCGAGGGACAGGCGATCGAGCGCGTCTACGGTGCCATCCACAAGGGCAATCCGACCAAGGACCTGATCACCATCAAGTACCTCGAAGCACTCGCCAAGATGGCGGACGGCAAAGCCAGCAAACTCTTTGTCCCCTACGAGGCATCGGGTGTGATGGCCAGCGTCGGCATGATTGCCGACCTGCTCAAAGACAGGAAAGAGACAGACGAGAAGGCAACAACCGAGAAGGCATAG
- the thpR gene encoding RNA 2',3'-cyclic phosphodiesterase produces the protein MALPPGAGGNLLSEAIRSFVALSISEGARRQIADLLVSLQRQQGPVVRWVRPELMHLTLAFLGEVPQEFLDAATARLSAVARQHSSITAQLRGLGAFPSSSRARVVWIGTEQGRREVCNLQAEVVRALTSVGYQPERRPFSPHLTIGRLRTPDDVSKAAAVRFESEPFVIDRFVLMRSVLGPAGPAYSVLAEFPLAVQTTCRPDDLTSA, from the coding sequence GTGGCTCTGCCACCGGGTGCTGGGGGAAATCTCCTGAGCGAGGCGATCCGCTCCTTCGTGGCACTCAGCATTTCCGAGGGCGCGCGGCGTCAGATTGCCGACCTGCTGGTTAGTCTCCAGCGCCAGCAGGGCCCGGTCGTGCGCTGGGTCAGGCCGGAACTGATGCATCTGACGCTGGCATTCCTCGGGGAAGTGCCTCAGGAGTTCCTTGATGCTGCGACTGCCCGGCTTTCCGCGGTTGCGCGTCAGCACAGTTCAATCACTGCACAGTTGAGAGGGCTCGGAGCGTTTCCGAGTTCGTCGCGGGCTCGGGTCGTCTGGATTGGCACAGAGCAGGGCAGGCGAGAAGTCTGCAATCTGCAGGCAGAAGTTGTCCGAGCGCTGACCTCAGTTGGCTACCAGCCCGAGCGGCGGCCGTTCAGTCCGCACCTGACCATCGGCCGTCTGCGTACGCCCGATGATGTGAGCAAGGCTGCCGCCGTTCGGTTCGAATCCGAGCCGTTCGTGATCGACCGCTTTGTCCTCATGCGCAGCGTGCTTGGGCCGGCCGGGCCGGCCTACTCGGTCCTCGCCGAGTTCCCGCTTGCCGTCCAGACGACTTGCCGTCCAGACGACTTGACATCGGCATAG